A window of the Dyadobacter pollutisoli genome harbors these coding sequences:
- a CDS encoding efflux RND transporter permease subunit, translated as MWNKIATYIIRYRLLWVALVLVSTVFMAFEASKIELSYNFARILPSNDPVEKEYQDFRKLFGEDGSVMVIGWQDPQLFEINKFRDWCKLSQQIRETEGIKNVLSLANVYKIVRNDSLTQFDFAPVIRQVPSTQAEADSIKKEIHNLPIYEGLILNSKTNATLIVVTFNDKELNSKRRLSIVGDIEAMAEQFATKYSTDLHYSGMPYIRTVNMKKISGEMELFMGLAVFVTLLILWAFFRSLRLTLLSIVVVLIGVIFSVGILHLFNYKITALTGLLPPLLIVIGVPNCVFLINKYQSELLSHSNKDEALLEMIRRIGLSTFLANMTTAIGFGVFYFTNSILLVEFGVVAAISVMVTYVLCLILLPITLHYMSVPKARHLKHLEGKWATGFLRKVNYLVHYKRTEIYIAMVIMIIVSAFGMTKIRTIGYVVDDLPKKDVVYTDLRFFEKNFHGVLPFEVMINTKQPNGIFADQAEALYKIKAFQNEMAKFPEFSKPVSVVEASRFLYQAYRGGDAKYYALPGVLELNKLTNYVQGKQGAAKQINSFLNEDKSVTRVSFQMADVGSERIKELMQQIRPKVDSIFSPAKYKVSLTGHSLVFLKSNDYLLSNLYESLLIAIVLIAIVGMVLFRSIPIILLSKLPCLIPLALTAGIMGYFGIYFKPTTILIFSITFGIASDGTVYFLTRYREELYKNGLSPSGAVTQSIFGTGLSMIYTAVILFCGFIIFSASSFGGTAAMGVMVSITLLVAMCTNLILLPALLLSIAKRQGKDVKPS; from the coding sequence ATGTGGAATAAGATAGCGACTTACATTATCCGCTACCGGCTTTTGTGGGTTGCATTAGTGTTAGTATCAACGGTCTTTATGGCCTTCGAAGCGAGTAAGATTGAACTCTCCTACAATTTTGCCAGAATTTTGCCTTCCAATGACCCTGTCGAAAAAGAATATCAGGATTTCAGGAAGCTGTTTGGCGAAGATGGCAGTGTGATGGTGATCGGCTGGCAGGACCCGCAACTTTTTGAAATAAACAAGTTCCGCGACTGGTGCAAACTTTCGCAGCAAATAAGAGAAACGGAAGGGATCAAGAATGTGCTTTCCCTGGCGAATGTTTACAAAATCGTACGCAACGACAGCCTCACCCAGTTTGACTTCGCACCGGTGATACGGCAAGTGCCTTCTACCCAGGCGGAAGCGGACAGCATCAAAAAAGAAATTCACAATCTGCCAATATACGAAGGCCTGATCCTGAATAGCAAAACCAATGCTACGCTGATCGTGGTCACCTTTAATGACAAAGAGCTCAACTCCAAGCGCCGACTTTCGATCGTTGGCGACATTGAAGCGATGGCCGAGCAGTTTGCAACCAAATACAGTACCGACCTCCATTATTCAGGAATGCCTTATATCAGGACGGTTAACATGAAGAAGATATCCGGTGAAATGGAGCTTTTCATGGGACTGGCCGTTTTCGTGACATTACTCATCCTCTGGGCGTTTTTCCGGTCATTGAGGCTGACTTTATTATCCATCGTCGTCGTTTTGATCGGCGTTATATTCTCGGTAGGGATACTTCATCTGTTCAACTACAAGATTACCGCCCTCACCGGCCTGCTACCTCCCCTGCTGATCGTTATCGGCGTTCCCAACTGCGTTTTCCTGATCAATAAGTATCAGTCGGAGCTGCTTTCGCATAGCAACAAGGACGAGGCGCTTCTGGAAATGATTCGCCGGATAGGTTTGTCTACATTCCTGGCCAATATGACCACGGCCATTGGTTTCGGCGTTTTCTACTTCACCAATAGCATTTTGCTTGTCGAATTTGGCGTTGTTGCGGCGATCAGCGTGATGGTAACCTATGTGCTTTGTCTCATTTTGCTGCCGATCACGTTACATTATATGAGCGTGCCCAAAGCACGGCATTTGAAACACCTTGAAGGAAAATGGGCAACCGGCTTCCTCAGAAAGGTAAATTATCTGGTGCACTACAAACGCACTGAAATTTACATTGCCATGGTCATCATGATCATTGTCTCCGCTTTTGGAATGACAAAAATCAGGACCATCGGCTATGTGGTGGACGACCTACCGAAAAAGGATGTGGTATACACGGATCTTCGCTTTTTTGAAAAGAACTTCCATGGCGTATTGCCTTTCGAGGTAATGATCAATACCAAACAGCCGAACGGCATATTTGCCGACCAGGCAGAAGCACTCTATAAAATCAAGGCGTTTCAGAACGAAATGGCCAAGTTTCCCGAGTTCTCCAAACCGGTCTCGGTCGTTGAAGCCTCGCGTTTCCTGTATCAAGCCTATCGCGGCGGAGATGCCAAATATTATGCATTGCCCGGTGTATTGGAATTAAATAAACTGACCAATTACGTTCAGGGGAAGCAAGGCGCTGCCAAGCAAATCAATTCATTCCTGAATGAGGACAAAAGTGTAACCCGTGTCAGCTTTCAAATGGCTGATGTAGGTTCAGAACGCATCAAAGAATTGATGCAACAGATCCGTCCTAAGGTCGACTCTATTTTCAGCCCTGCAAAATACAAGGTAAGCCTGACAGGGCATAGCCTGGTTTTCCTGAAAAGTAATGATTACTTGCTGAGCAATTTATACGAAAGCCTTTTGATCGCTATCGTCCTGATTGCCATTGTAGGAATGGTCCTTTTCCGCTCCATTCCAATCATTTTATTGTCCAAACTGCCGTGCCTTATCCCGCTTGCACTCACGGCCGGTATCATGGGCTATTTTGGGATTTATTTCAAACCGACCACCATTCTGATTTTCAGTATCACGTTCGGGATTGCTTCCGATGGTACAGTGTACTTCCTTACCCGCTACCGTGAAGAGTTGTATAAGAATGGCCTTTCGCCTTCCGGTGCGGTTACCCAATCCATATTTGGAACCGGTTTGAGTATGATTTACACCGCCGTGATCCTGTTTTGCGGGTTTATTATATTTTCTGCGTCAAGTTTTGGGGGTACCGCTGCAATGGGTGTGATGGTTTCTATTACATTGCTGGTAGCAATGTGTACCAACCTGATCCTCCTTCCTGCTTTGTTGTTGTCAATCGCGAAACGGCAAGGTAAGGATGTGAAGCCAAGCTGA
- a CDS encoding NAD(P)/FAD-dependent oxidoreductase, translating to MITTDICIIGAGPVGLFAVFEAGLLKMRCHLIDALPIVGGQLAEIYPQKPIYDIPGAPGIIAEDLVKNLLVQIEEFKPGFTLGERVEFLEKQEDESYIVTTNEGTAVHCKVVVIAAGLGSFEPRKPAVERLEHFEGKGVHYMVKKPEQFRDQHVVLAGGGDSALDWTIFLADIASHVTLVHRGDTFRGAPDSAEKVFELAEKGKINLILQSQVNSLGGNGVLKEVSILGNDKSITTIPTDHFIPLFGLSPKLGPIADWKLGVEKSAVVVNTFDYSTNVERIYAIGDINTYPGKLKLILCGFHEAAIMMQSAFKYVYPDQKLSFKYTTVNGVNAF from the coding sequence ATGATTACCACAGATATTTGCATCATCGGGGCCGGACCAGTCGGTCTGTTTGCCGTGTTCGAAGCAGGATTACTCAAAATGCGCTGCCACCTTATTGACGCATTGCCCATAGTGGGCGGACAACTTGCCGAAATTTATCCGCAAAAACCGATTTACGATATTCCCGGAGCTCCCGGTATCATTGCCGAAGACCTTGTTAAAAACCTTCTGGTTCAGATCGAAGAGTTCAAACCCGGATTTACATTGGGTGAACGTGTCGAATTCCTCGAAAAGCAGGAAGACGAAAGTTACATTGTCACTACCAATGAAGGCACCGCTGTGCATTGCAAAGTGGTGGTGATCGCTGCCGGACTCGGCAGTTTCGAGCCTCGTAAACCAGCCGTGGAAAGACTCGAACATTTTGAAGGCAAAGGGGTACATTATATGGTAAAAAAACCGGAGCAATTCCGTGACCAGCATGTGGTACTCGCCGGTGGAGGAGACTCTGCGCTGGACTGGACCATATTTCTCGCGGACATCGCCTCACATGTGACGCTCGTACACAGGGGCGACACATTCAGGGGCGCTCCCGACTCCGCTGAAAAAGTGTTTGAACTGGCTGAAAAAGGAAAAATCAATCTGATACTGCAATCACAGGTCAACAGTTTGGGTGGTAATGGTGTATTGAAGGAGGTCTCTATTTTGGGAAATGATAAATCTATAACCACGATTCCTACGGATCATTTTATCCCGCTTTTTGGCCTGAGCCCTAAACTGGGACCGATCGCAGACTGGAAACTGGGAGTCGAAAAATCAGCCGTTGTAGTCAATACATTTGATTATTCTACCAATGTTGAGCGCATTTATGCGATCGGCGACATTAATACTTATCCTGGAAAGCTTAAACTGATCCTTTGCGGGTTTCATGAAGCTGCGATCATGATGCAGAGTGCCTTCAAATACGTATATCCGGACCAGAAATTGAGTTTCAAATACACAACCGTTAACGGTGTTAATGCATTTTAG
- a CDS encoding maleylpyruvate isomerase N-terminal domain-containing protein, with translation MIETVHLFPQLDAKLIELLKSLSPDDWNKPTVARLWTVKDVAAHLLDGNMRTLSLIRDGHSTPPDRGINSYADLVAFLNQFNADWIKAFKRISPKLLTELLETTGKQYSDLMQVQEMDTDAVFSVAWAGEETSKNWFHIAREYTEKWHHQQQIRDAVDKPGIMTRELFLPFIETLLRGLPHTYRDTDAAPGTGIHIQIDLEGPMEWYLVRQENHWEITTEFSAQPIADIQLDADTAWKLFTKALTPAQASATVILSGNESMAAVALNLIAVMA, from the coding sequence ATGATTGAAACTGTCCACCTTTTCCCTCAGCTCGACGCCAAACTGATCGAACTCTTGAAATCACTTTCACCTGACGATTGGAACAAACCAACCGTTGCCAGACTATGGACCGTAAAGGATGTGGCGGCTCATTTGCTGGACGGTAACATGCGTACGTTGTCGCTAATCCGGGATGGGCATAGCACGCCGCCGGACCGCGGGATTAACTCCTATGCTGATCTGGTGGCATTTCTCAATCAATTCAATGCAGATTGGATAAAAGCATTTAAAAGGATTAGTCCCAAGCTGTTGACCGAACTGCTGGAAACTACCGGCAAGCAATACTCTGACCTGATGCAGGTTCAGGAAATGGATACAGACGCTGTCTTTTCGGTCGCATGGGCCGGCGAAGAAACTTCAAAAAACTGGTTTCACATTGCCCGGGAATACACCGAAAAATGGCATCACCAGCAGCAGATCCGTGATGCGGTCGACAAACCGGGTATTATGACTCGGGAGTTGTTTTTACCATTTATTGAAACATTGCTTCGCGGTCTGCCACATACTTATCGCGATACGGATGCAGCCCCTGGCACCGGCATTCACATTCAGATCGATCTCGAAGGACCAATGGAGTGGTACCTTGTCCGGCAGGAAAACCACTGGGAAATTACAACAGAATTTTCAGCCCAACCCATTGCCGACATACAACTGGACGCTGATACCGCGTGGAAGCTTTTCACCAAAGCGTTGACCCCGGCCCAGGCATCAGCAACGGTCATTTTAAGCGGAAACGAAAGCATGGCAGCTGTTGCATTGAACCTCATCGCCGTCATGGCGTAG
- a CDS encoding peptidase has translation MTYCLGIKVKEGLVALADTRITAGTNTTVKRKMYVTQSDNYSLFIMTSGLRSVRDKAVHYFEELLSEGVVYNKLYKAVNAFGEQIKRVAEEDRASLERAGLKFNLNTVVGGQLKDDAEHKLFLLYSEGNWVELDEGSPYVIIGNSGQGKAILNRVLNEKSTMKQALKAGFLSFDSTRVSNNDVDFPIDVVLYKKDSFKIVEHRYEKKDLEQISDIWAEKLKQALDDIPEEWMDQSFEKIE, from the coding sequence ATGACTTATTGCTTAGGAATAAAAGTGAAAGAAGGGCTGGTAGCATTGGCCGATACGCGCATTACGGCCGGTACCAATACCACAGTAAAAAGGAAAATGTACGTAACGCAAAGTGACAACTATTCACTTTTTATTATGACCAGCGGCTTGCGTTCTGTGAGGGACAAAGCGGTACATTACTTCGAGGAATTGCTCAGTGAAGGCGTAGTTTACAATAAGCTTTATAAGGCTGTGAATGCCTTTGGCGAGCAGATCAAGCGTGTGGCGGAAGAGGATAGGGCGTCGCTTGAAAGGGCCGGACTAAAATTTAACCTAAATACAGTAGTCGGTGGACAGTTGAAGGACGATGCCGAGCATAAGCTGTTTTTGCTTTATTCCGAAGGGAATTGGGTAGAACTCGACGAAGGCTCCCCTTACGTAATCATTGGGAATTCAGGCCAGGGAAAGGCGATCCTGAACAGGGTACTCAATGAAAAATCGACCATGAAGCAGGCTTTGAAAGCTGGTTTCCTGTCGTTCGATTCAACAAGGGTAAGTAATAATGATGTGGATTTTCCGATTGATGTGGTCCTTTACAAAAAAGACAGCTTCAAGATCGTGGAGCACCGGTACGAAAAGAAGGACCTGGAACAGATTTCAGATATCTGGGCCGAAAAACTAAAACAGGCACTCGACGACATTCCGGAAGAATGGATGGATCAGAGTTTTGAGAAAATAGAATAA
- a CDS encoding M28 family peptidase, protein MKKLLTLLFLSVPALTGTAFAQSDYQADSVFIRKIFSNALSEGKSYEWLRYLTQQIGGRLSGSEGAAKAVTYTKSVMEAEHFDQVTLQNVMVPHWVRGAKEKARIVNGKQKIEVPIAALGGSIATPKGGITANVIEVKSFQQLRELGADKVKGKIVFFNRPMDATKINTFEAYAGAVEQRGSGASEAGKLGAVGAIVRSMTTRLDDFPHTGSLRYASGAPIIPAAAISTNAAELLSKTLKANPETQLYFEQNCETLPDVPSHNVIGELKGQRNPALYIVVGGHLDSWDFAQGAHDDGSGCVQSIEALRILKALNYTPNNTIRAVMFMNEENGVKGGIAYADSAKAKKETHIAAIESDRGGFTPLGFGIVGTSAQKAGIMRWRKLFSAFGIHELGPGGGGVDIGPLAPQGTVLLGLVPDSQRYFDYHHAANDKFEAVSKRELDLGAAAMAAMIYMIDKYGVE, encoded by the coding sequence ATGAAAAAACTTTTAACCCTTTTGTTTTTGTCGGTACCGGCATTAACAGGAACCGCATTTGCCCAAAGCGACTACCAGGCAGATTCTGTTTTTATCCGCAAGATTTTCAGCAATGCATTAAGCGAAGGAAAGTCTTATGAATGGCTGAGGTACCTCACCCAGCAGATCGGTGGCAGGCTTAGCGGTTCAGAAGGAGCTGCCAAGGCAGTAACCTACACCAAATCCGTGATGGAAGCCGAGCATTTCGATCAGGTTACTTTACAAAATGTGATGGTGCCGCATTGGGTGCGCGGAGCAAAGGAAAAAGCGCGAATTGTCAATGGCAAGCAAAAAATTGAAGTTCCGATAGCTGCTTTGGGCGGCTCGATAGCCACACCGAAAGGCGGCATAACTGCGAATGTCATTGAAGTAAAAAGCTTTCAACAGCTTCGTGAGCTGGGTGCTGACAAGGTAAAAGGAAAGATCGTTTTCTTCAACCGGCCGATGGACGCTACCAAAATAAATACGTTTGAGGCCTATGCAGGCGCGGTCGAGCAACGCGGTAGTGGCGCAAGCGAGGCTGGCAAACTTGGGGCAGTCGGTGCGATCGTGCGTTCGATGACCACGCGTCTCGACGACTTTCCACATACAGGCAGCCTGCGTTACGCGAGCGGCGCGCCTATCATCCCCGCGGCGGCCATTTCCACCAATGCAGCCGAACTGCTGAGCAAAACGTTAAAGGCAAATCCTGAAACCCAGCTGTATTTTGAGCAAAACTGCGAAACACTCCCCGATGTCCCTTCTCACAATGTGATCGGTGAGCTGAAAGGACAAAGGAACCCTGCCCTATACATTGTAGTAGGCGGTCACCTGGACTCCTGGGACTTTGCACAAGGCGCTCACGATGATGGCTCAGGTTGCGTGCAATCCATTGAAGCGTTACGCATTCTCAAAGCATTGAATTATACGCCCAATAATACGATCCGCGCAGTGATGTTCATGAATGAGGAAAACGGCGTAAAAGGTGGTATCGCCTACGCGGATTCTGCCAAAGCCAAAAAGGAAACACATATAGCCGCTATCGAATCTGACCGGGGCGGATTTACACCACTGGGTTTTGGAATTGTAGGGACCTCGGCCCAAAAGGCGGGTATCATGAGATGGAGGAAACTATTCTCAGCGTTCGGAATCCATGAACTAGGCCCTGGCGGTGGCGGTGTGGATATTGGCCCGCTTGCGCCGCAAGGAACGGTGCTACTAGGCCTTGTGCCCGATTCACAACGTTACTTTGACTACCACCATGCAGCCAACGACAAATTCGAGGCGGTAAGCAAGCGCGAGCTGGACCTTGGGGCCGCAGCCATGGCTGCGATGATTTATATGATCGACAAATACGGCGTGGAGTAA
- a CDS encoding class I SAM-dependent methyltransferase: protein MKIQEFITAFETSHQENTLIKLSLGNYKGSEENLKNIYIKKTLIRHEEKFSFTYRYKTRDIVKNYSPDETKDLLQKWIGSDFHVATLQTSAFEVQFEILKNGKETLKKKFSETNEAPSLEHDRTKNRLISAQNKPYLQQLNITDQQGNVFKNAQDKYKQINHYIEILSSLFKEIPTKGKLKVADMGSGKGYLTFALYDYLHNVLGLNASVTGVEFRPDLVELCNRIAGETGFQDLTFTEGTIEAYDSAETNVLIALHACDTATDDAIYKGITAGSDLIVVAPCCHKQIRREIEKHKTENDVRFLTKYGIFLERQAEMVTDGIRAMILEYFGYKTKVFEFISDAHTPKNVMVVGIKDRRNKPDQAAILKKIKDAKAYFGIDYHHLERMAGI from the coding sequence ATGAAAATACAAGAGTTTATTACAGCATTTGAGACCAGTCATCAGGAAAATACTTTGATCAAGCTTTCGCTGGGCAACTATAAGGGTAGCGAGGAGAATCTCAAAAATATTTATATCAAAAAAACACTGATCCGGCACGAAGAAAAGTTCAGCTTTACCTATCGCTACAAGACCCGCGACATTGTCAAGAACTATTCCCCGGACGAAACAAAAGACCTGCTTCAAAAATGGATTGGCAGTGATTTTCACGTAGCCACTTTACAGACGAGTGCATTCGAAGTGCAGTTTGAAATTCTCAAAAATGGCAAAGAGACTTTAAAAAAGAAGTTCTCCGAAACAAACGAGGCGCCTTCATTGGAACACGACAGAACCAAAAACCGGCTGATTTCCGCTCAGAATAAACCTTACCTGCAGCAACTTAACATTACCGACCAGCAAGGCAATGTTTTTAAAAATGCTCAGGATAAGTACAAGCAGATCAACCATTACATTGAAATCCTGAGCAGCCTCTTTAAGGAGATACCTACCAAGGGAAAGCTAAAAGTGGCCGATATGGGTTCTGGAAAGGGCTACCTGACATTCGCGCTATATGATTACCTGCACAACGTCCTGGGATTGAATGCCAGCGTTACGGGTGTGGAATTTCGACCTGATCTGGTGGAACTGTGCAATCGCATTGCCGGGGAAACTGGCTTTCAAGATCTCACTTTCACGGAAGGAACCATTGAAGCATATGATAGCGCGGAAACCAACGTGCTCATTGCATTACACGCCTGCGACACGGCCACAGACGATGCTATTTACAAAGGAATAACAGCAGGTTCGGACCTGATCGTGGTCGCACCATGTTGCCACAAACAGATCCGTCGCGAGATTGAAAAACACAAAACCGAGAATGATGTCCGCTTTTTGACCAAGTACGGCATCTTTCTGGAAAGGCAGGCAGAGATGGTAACCGACGGGATCAGGGCCATGATACTGGAATATTTTGGGTATAAAACCAAAGTTTTTGAATTCATTTCAGACGCACATACTCCTAAAAACGTAATGGTCGTTGGTATTAAGGACCGACGCAACAAACCTGATCAGGCCGCTATCCTGAAAAAAATTAAGGATGCGAAAGCCTACTTCGGCATTGATTATCACCACCTGGAAAGAATGGCGGGAATATAA
- a CDS encoding 2Fe-2S iron-sulfur cluster-binding protein: MINITIENNLGERQNLEVPVDMGFNLMEILKAYEYDIMATCGGMALCATCHIEVLEGADKLPECNDNELATLDTLPDADMNSRLSCQIRPSTDMNGLVIRLKALQEA, from the coding sequence ATGATCAATATCACAATAGAAAATAATTTAGGGGAGCGCCAGAATCTGGAAGTGCCTGTCGATATGGGTTTCAATCTTATGGAAATCCTGAAAGCTTACGAGTACGACATTATGGCGACTTGTGGCGGGATGGCATTGTGCGCCACCTGCCATATAGAAGTCCTGGAAGGGGCCGACAAGCTTCCCGAATGTAACGACAATGAACTGGCAACGCTGGATACTTTGCCTGACGCAGATATGAACAGTCGCCTATCCTGCCAGATCCGTCCGAGCACGGATATGAACGGGCTGGTAATCAGACTGAAAGCTTTACAGGAAGCGTAA